One window of Dyadobacter sandarakinus genomic DNA carries:
- a CDS encoding aldehyde dehydrogenase (NADP(+)) — protein sequence MSISKTELDNLLQKTQAAFVEIQKYPVARRVHLMRTIADEIEALGPELIATAARESNLPEGRLTGEKGRTIFQWRSYAEAVEKGYSLDATIDTANAARTPPKPDIRKTNVALGPVAVFGASNFPFAFSTAGGDTASAIAAGCPVVVKAHPGHPDTSRLMADAISRGVAKSGYPEGTFLHIVCETNEEAQALVSHPVIKAVGFTGSNRGGMALVEIAAKRKEPIPVFAEMGSINPVFLLPGKLENEADQQARQYAASLTLGVGQFCTNPGLVIAEEGAGLSQFIHALEEEIVKALPASMLNAGIAKAYGISREKVLGLAGVEVLAEAGTNAEEGQGSATVATVSAIDFLLNDDLQSEVFGPFALIIQCKTPEQMVEVASRIHGQLTATLLATNEDLATYADLIAVVQDKCGRIIFNNFPTGVEVCKAMHHGGPFPSSSNSQYTSVGPDAIRRFTRPLSFQNWPDQFLPEALQNANPLGIWRTVDNEVTKEGVGN from the coding sequence GAGCTCGACAATTTGCTGCAGAAGACACAGGCGGCATTTGTTGAAATACAAAAATACCCGGTGGCGCGCCGCGTACATCTTATGCGCACCATCGCTGACGAAATCGAAGCACTTGGTCCTGAGCTGATAGCAACTGCCGCGCGCGAATCAAACCTGCCGGAAGGCAGGCTGACGGGCGAAAAAGGCCGGACGATCTTTCAATGGAGGAGCTATGCCGAGGCTGTTGAAAAGGGGTACTCCCTCGACGCGACCATTGATACCGCCAATGCCGCGCGGACTCCTCCCAAGCCTGACATCCGTAAAACGAATGTAGCCCTCGGGCCGGTGGCTGTATTTGGCGCCAGTAACTTTCCTTTTGCATTTTCAACAGCGGGCGGCGATACGGCCAGTGCCATTGCCGCCGGCTGTCCGGTTGTGGTAAAAGCACATCCCGGTCACCCCGACACATCCCGGCTTATGGCTGATGCAATTTCAAGAGGTGTTGCAAAGAGCGGTTATCCCGAAGGCACATTTTTACATATTGTGTGCGAAACCAATGAAGAAGCCCAGGCGCTGGTCAGTCACCCGGTCATCAAAGCCGTTGGCTTTACAGGGTCCAACCGGGGTGGTATGGCATTGGTTGAAATTGCCGCCAAACGCAAGGAGCCGATCCCGGTTTTTGCAGAAATGGGCAGCATTAATCCTGTTTTTCTTTTACCTGGAAAACTGGAAAACGAAGCTGACCAGCAAGCCAGGCAATATGCTGCCTCGCTGACCCTGGGCGTCGGGCAGTTTTGTACCAATCCCGGCCTGGTCATCGCTGAGGAAGGCGCCGGACTTTCACAGTTTATCCATGCACTGGAAGAAGAAATCGTCAAGGCATTGCCGGCCAGTATGCTGAATGCAGGCATTGCAAAAGCCTATGGGATCAGCCGTGAGAAAGTGCTCGGACTAGCGGGCGTGGAAGTGCTTGCAGAAGCGGGTACAAATGCAGAAGAAGGTCAGGGAAGTGCAACCGTAGCCACGGTTTCGGCCATTGATTTTCTGCTCAACGATGATCTTCAAAGTGAAGTGTTCGGTCCTTTTGCATTGATCATCCAATGCAAGACGCCCGAACAAATGGTAGAAGTTGCTTCCAGGATACACGGACAGCTGACCGCAACTTTACTGGCTACCAATGAAGACCTCGCAACTTATGCAGATCTGATAGCGGTAGTGCAGGATAAGTGCGGCAGGATCATTTTCAATAACTTTCCTACGGGCGTGGAAGTATGCAAAGCCATGCATCACGGTGGTCCGTTCCCGTCATCGAGTAACAGCCAATACACTTCGGTAGGTCCCGACGCGATCAGGCGCTTTACCCGTCCGCTCAGCTTCCAGAACTGGCCCGACCAGTTTCTTCCCGAAGCGCTGCAAAATGCAAATCCGCTGGGCATTTGGAGAACAGTAGATAATGAAGTGACGAAAGAGGGAGTGGGGAATTAG
- a CDS encoding 4-hydroxyproline epimerase, whose translation MRKTFFCIDAHTCGNPVRVVAGGGPLLEGNSMMERRLHFLREFDWIRKGLMFEPRGHDMMSGSILYPPVDPANDIGVLYIETSGCLPMCGHGTIGTVTIAIQEGLVIPKVPGKLRLETPAGLVLVEYRQEGKRVTSVKLVNIKSFLAAENLVVECPDLGQLSMDVSYGGNFYGIIDPQENFKGLEHYTADQLISWSRVLRSRMNEQYKFVHPENEHISGLSHILWAGAVLDETSTARNAVFYGDKAIDRSPCGTGTSARMAQWHARGKLKKGDQFIHESIIGSKFIGTVEDEVTIGNKPAIIPGIEGWAVVTGYNNIFIDDEEDPYAYGFQVI comes from the coding sequence ATGCGCAAAACATTTTTCTGTATCGATGCCCATACCTGCGGGAATCCGGTACGTGTAGTAGCAGGCGGCGGTCCGTTGCTCGAGGGCAACAGCATGATGGAGCGCCGCCTTCATTTTTTAAGAGAGTTTGACTGGATCCGGAAAGGCCTCATGTTTGAGCCCCGTGGCCATGACATGATGAGCGGGAGCATCCTGTACCCGCCGGTTGACCCCGCCAATGACATTGGTGTCCTTTACATTGAAACGAGTGGCTGCCTGCCTATGTGCGGACACGGGACCATTGGTACGGTAACCATCGCCATCCAGGAAGGTCTGGTCATTCCGAAAGTACCCGGAAAGCTCCGGCTGGAAACACCGGCAGGTCTGGTTTTGGTGGAATACAGGCAGGAAGGTAAACGTGTTACTTCGGTGAAGCTGGTCAATATCAAGTCCTTTCTGGCCGCCGAAAACCTGGTGGTAGAATGTCCTGATCTGGGACAATTGTCGATGGATGTATCCTATGGAGGGAATTTCTACGGGATTATCGATCCGCAGGAAAATTTTAAGGGATTGGAGCACTACACCGCCGACCAGCTGATCAGCTGGAGTCGTGTGCTGCGCAGCCGCATGAACGAGCAGTACAAGTTTGTACATCCTGAAAATGAGCATATCAGCGGCCTGAGCCACATTCTCTGGGCCGGTGCCGTGCTGGACGAAACTTCCACAGCCAGAAATGCAGTGTTCTACGGTGATAAAGCCATTGACCGCTCTCCCTGTGGTACCGGTACCTCAGCCCGCATGGCACAGTGGCATGCGCGTGGCAAGCTCAAAAAAGGTGATCAGTTCATTCACGAAAGCATTATTGGTTCCAAGTTCATCGGTACCGTGGAGGATGAGGTTACCATCGGCAATAAACCCGCCATCATCCCCGGTATAGAAGGCTGGGCCGTTGTTACAGGTTACAACAACATTTTCATCGACGACGAGGAAGATCCGTATGCGTATGGATTTCAGGTAATTTAG